In the genome of Candida dubliniensis CD36 chromosome 3, complete sequence, the window CTTGATCCAATGCCTGTCTATAAAATGCTTTCGATTGACTTTCAGTGTAGGATGAAATGTACAACAAAACTTTGGTTCTAGTGACAGCCACATAAAAACATCTTCTCTCttcattcaaattttcatcattatcattaaaacTATTTCTCATCAGGAAACCAGCTGGTAACAACCCTTCGCTTAACCCCTGTACGAAAACCACAGGCCATTCAAGCCCCTTGGATCCATGAATCGTACTCAAAGAAATACACAGCTTCTCTTCCTTGGCTTTATCATTCCCATTGCTGtcagatttattattttcaacttcATCATTTGTCTCATACAATCCCACTGATTCAATAAATCGAGCAAGGAAATTACGATCATCAACAGATTCTTCCTCTTCAACATCACCACTACCGTCAATATAATCTGGCAAAATTTCATCTTTAGGTTTAAATTGAACTAATAAATTCCCCACTTCTTCAACGTTCAACCTTTTACTCAgatcttcatcattttcaaattcttgtttcaattttgatttttcataaatcaaatcaaacaattcttTTGCGTGGTTGCTTATGTCTTCGTCTGGACAATTTTTCATCTCATCTAATTTGCTTTTGACTTTTGTCACCATTGAATAATATTCTTCTACACTTTGTAGCTGCTTTATAGTTAATTTTATCTTTGGTTCCCCTGACTTTTTGGTCATTGCCAATAAACATTGATGAACTGATTTGCCTTGGTTTGCTTGTTTCTCAATAATTTTCCCTAAACTTTCTACCGTTTTTGGACCTAATCCTCTTTTGGGGTAATTCAAAGTTCTTATAACGGCAGCTTGTTCATTCTCATCAGAACATACTTTCAAATAATCCATTATTGCTATAACTTCTTGTCTATCCCAAAAGGCCCTCCCACGGATCATTTTATATGGAAGTCCTTTCTTAACCAATTCATCTTCTAAAGCTCTACTTTGATATGCAGCACGATATAATACAGCAATGTCTTTCCCCTGTACTGCTGAGTTTGGTAACGATAACAAATGGGAAATTTGATACACAATCCATTTAGCTTCTTCCTGTGCTGATTTTAAACAAGAATAAACTGGTTTAATAGAAAAATCCAATTGggatttcaacaatttggGCGTTCTACCCTTTTGTTGGTTCATAAGTGTTTCAGATATGTTTAAAATACCAGATGTTGATCgataattttcatttaaagaTATTTTATGTAAACTTAATTTCATGCTTTTATAATGATTTGACATTTTctcaaaattaattgattgagcATCTCTAAAGGCATAAATACCTTGATCAGGGTCTCCAACTATAGTAACGTTATTTTGATACTTTGGATCGCCATTAATGTTTCCCTTGGCGAAATGATACATCAATTGTAATTGGATTTCATTAGTATCTTGAAATTCATCGACTAAAACATGTTTGATATAATTCAACACCGGGAAATTCTTGACTAATTTATGACATTCAAGTAaacaatcatcaaaatccaattttttgaGATCAGCCAATGATGCTTGATATTTGTTATATAAAAACGCAAGGGCTAGATTTCTTTTGGTATTTACAGAATACAGGTCATGAG includes:
- a CDS encoding ATP-dependent DNA helicase, putative (Similar to S. cerevisiae SRS2;~In S. cerevisiae: involved in DNA repair, needed for proper timing of commitment to meiotic recombination and transition from Meiosis I to II; affects genome stability by suppressing unscheduled homologous recombination); its protein translation is MSMSNQVLGKILESLNANQRKAVTAPFNGRLQIIAGPGTGKTKVLISRVAYLLIAENIRPDNLIVTTFTKRAANEMIERLTKLVEGTDVNIDKLIIGTFHSICYRIIRKYGKLIDLEDYTIADERDKSQILKTVLTNLSGEEVVTLNSFSEVALQKLRSHKANENYYGLDLAVISKKISSLKSNGISHDSYSVNTKRNLALAFLYNKYQASLADLKKLDFDDCLLECHKLVKNFPVLNYIKHVLVDEFQDTNEIQLQLMYHFAKGNINGDPKYQNNVTIVGDPDQGIYAFRDAQSINFEKMSNHYKSMKLSLHKISLNENYRSTSGILNISETLMNQQKGRTPKLLKSQLDFSIKPVYSCLKSAQEEAKWIVYQISHLLSLPNSAVQGKDIAVLYRAAYQSRALEDELVKKGLPYKMIRGRAFWDRQEVIAIMDYLKVCSDENEQAAVIRTLNYPKRGLGPKTVESLGKIIEKQANQGKSVHQCLLAMTKKSGEPKIKLTIKQLQSVEEYYSMVTKVKSKLDEMKNCPDEDISNHAKELFDLIYEKSKLKQEFENDEDSSKRLNVEEVGNLLVQFKPKDEILPDYIDGSGDVEEEESVDDRNFLARFIESVGLYETNDEVENNKSDSNGNDKAKEEKSCISLSTIHGSKGLEWPVVFVQGLSEGLLPAGFSMRNSFNDNDENLNEERRCFYVAVTRTKVLLYISSYTESQSKAFYRQALDQESRFIEPLKKSLAHSQLAFSEEKNLRALYELLSKPFPTENLDWTQFYETYKKSFRRFASGEPMVFSVGTEDKPAKSMNNFGFSSAQSLMNDFSNVQSIKNSTHNKNNNVGPIISNSKNVKRAPPYIPERRLKKPKKIM